In Caretta caretta isolate rCarCar2 chromosome 4, rCarCar1.hap1, whole genome shotgun sequence, one genomic interval encodes:
- the C4H4orf54 gene encoding uncharacterized protein C4orf54 homolog yields MIGVQVLKAAVLAATSVTNGIQTDSSQCQTNNCTQELRNKPLAAAAGTAAAATPARPGHSPGSTAATEQRRAKLGATLQETRACPPALQSRGHISACSLRPRPHADGMSMEALSQSPGEQSTSQKGGAGAKGCRTKRRPAEPVTAVTSKESTYVEIQDFPRGRDASPQTLKLTLAGSGGKVAFLSPKNGACELSAVSSSESGKPATLARESRPGASPGSPGRKDNEAEGCSAGSNSGGSNENTSPGLPHKPLSPSGCPEWSSSCPSPVNKTSAFPKTDDTVTEGKTSSSSFGYESDEDEDADCKASCLVNPTGGSRGATQPTYCGKNSPANEEAHYITTHEIQLSEVDHDMDFDFGLASRWDFEDNNVIYSFVDYASFGSDETLGDTQTEEDNSCYLSTTSDANNQTDSIENTSSTEIVSINSENDTPSTDKCASSEESQSKNPSHMSENPAAGHILLSIKPTSRAINELSNLPEKQSIIYAAKHEGDMSLRVSTAPERKASFKQDAIHDQAKKFIAVPARLQTRCGAIRAKEVGGYSSGASSAVSELDDADKEVRNLTARAFRSLAYPYFDTLNLSSRESSASLSDQALGINRWSTYLDLKCGNLGQKAEQNLFKSSAEPTGWHRSAGAKTCRDQFYIRSNKSQTKALEFVVSKLDGEITHVETPACFEKRIQSGSRVVTLLETLNFSSNINAGVPRAAKRPDHAAAAAGCADELPEALPREPGQEASKQTGLAAAEVPEGTPNKSKFASSLLKNVISKKMQREHEFKMERGEITDTSYTRLAASLSGKEQEGSAREKLKAGGMQRQNSRYSEGSSDYTIVTAEDPGEFSDSKSPTSKASTPRLDRPLSETRLEDVCEIKKSASEAIKATFLRSQNSAFRSWKEKEAEKKKEERAPIGKLQFSSAKYDWRADLGEISAGKSTKMSRLFVPNIQRTPKDKQPGTQVTQPSAAIYAARAGTPVKPRAPEIKISLGSVQPSKDHPFDLAKLLTPKLAATAPTLFKAAEEPRGQPQKAFKADGLDKVPQFLVRDIRDNKPKVPGPIHQVRDVRKLIKSAYGHDSGDTSSDRSSALSDQGSAEQKPRQLAIAGIPRALSPMVITCQAVSNSREDKRPGETGARAPAGGKVLPATPEGTILVHRTSGRLPVATIAPNKSDPRLPAVLKIVSKASAPWRQQQPPPPPPPPAPAPPERGKGADEEPREEAKAPPSRNALEKLTAAVRSMEELYSFSKHEWKRKSDPRPITDSHVLSLIASEERGGRAPAEERSPAPAAPERQPLPGSGPKPDKVSARAAAFESLARERPRPLPEPRGEAAAADRAPGPQRSSVFTVSSAQKAAAAAPAKLPAAASPLRSLKGQAGPAPRSLKLSPAPAAAEGKGPGEAEKGAAGPDCGNYLAMPLKEPPAAGGGAHPPGPLSASAAAAALQPFSAAKSRGRLSPKQQPGPAAPPAAAPELPPAAIYHPPLPLAALHGAQPPPLLCFSPPSAAEPFPQTQRKVLLDLSTGQYYLVDTPVQPPLKKRLFDPETGQYVEVPVPMPPQPAVAPMPLPISPLALNPGAYGATYMIYPGFLPTTMLPANALQTQLSLPGGDVSAPVETSSPGAALGGGGEATFVESPYYIATGKSQPSAAPAQLRGAEGKPVISITSQQMGPRIIAPPSFDGTTMRFVVEHR; encoded by the coding sequence ctgctgtcctTGCTGCTACTTCTGTTACCAATGGCATTCAGACGGACAGCTCTCAGTGCCAAACCAACAACTGTACTCAGGAGCTCCGGAACAAGCCACTGGCAGCGGCCGCGGGAACAGCAGCCGCCGCCACCCCAGCCCGGCCGGGACACTCTCCCGGGTCCACCGCTGCCACGGAACAGCGAAGAGCGAAGCTGGGGGCGACCCTGCAAGAGACTCGTGCGTGTCCGCCGGCTTTGCAGTCCCGGGGCCATATCTCCGCCTGTTCCCTTCGCCCTCGGCCACATGCTGACGGGATGAGCATGGAAGCCCTCTCACAATCGCCCGGCGAGCAAAGCACGAGCCAAAAGGGGGGAGCGGGAGCGAAGGGCTGCAGAACAAAGCGCCGCCCTGCAGAGCCAGTCACCGCCGTCACCTCCAAGGAATCGACCTATGTGGAGATTCAGGATTTCCCCCGAGGAAGGGACGCCAGCCCCCAGACCCTAAAGCTGACTTTGGCAGGGAGCGGAGGAAAAGTGGCCTTTCTCAGCCCTAAAAACGGAGCTTGCGAGCTCAGCGCTGTTAGCAGCTCGGAAAGTGGAAAGCCAGCAACCCTGGCCCGTGAATCTAGACCAGGGGCCAGCCCGGGGTCCCCGGGGAGGAAGGATAATGAAGCGGAGGGATGCAGCGCTGGCTCCAACTCAGGAGGGTCGAATGAAAACACTtcgcctggactcccccacaagCCGCTTTCCCCGAGCGGCTGCCCGGAGTGGTCCTCCTCTTGCCCATCCCCGGTGAACAAGACAAGCGCCTTCCCCAAAACGGATGACACCGTGACCGAGGGCaaaacctcctcttcttcctttgGGTACGAAAGTGACGAGGACGAGGACGCGGACTGCAAAGCAAGCTGCTTGGTTAACCCCACAGGGGGCAGCCGGGGGGCTACCCAGCCCACCTACTGCGGCAAGAACAGCCCTGCTAACGAGGAGGCGCATTACATTACCACGCACGAAATCCAGCTCAGCGAGGTGGACCACGACATGGACTTTGACTTTGGCCTGGCCTCCAGGTGGGACTTTGAAGACAACAATGTGATCTACTCCTTCGTGGATTACGCCTCCTTTGGGAGCGACGAGACCCTCGGGGACACGCAGACGGAGGAGGACAATAGCTGTTATCTCAGCACGACCAGCGATGCCAATAACCAGACGGACAGCATCGAGAATACCAGCAGTACGGAGATAGTCAGCATTAACTCTGAAAACGAtacccccagcacagacaaatgcgCCAGCTCGGAAGAAAGCCAGTCCAAGAACCCCAGCCACATGAGCGAGAACCCAGCTGCAGGCCACATTCTCCTATCAATCAAACCGACTTCCAGGGCTATAAATGAGCTTAGCAACTTGCCCGAGAAGCAAAGCATTATTTACGCTGCCAAGCATGAAGGCGACATGAGCCTCCGTGTCTCCACAGCTCCCGAACGCAAGGCCAGTTTCAAACAAGACGCGATTCATGACCAGGCAAAAAAATTTATTGCCGTCCCCGCGCGTTTGCAAACGCGGTGTGGAGCCATAAGGGCGAAGGAAGTGGGGGGATATTCCAGCGGTGCCTCCAGCGCGGTCAGCGAGCTGGATGATGCGGATAAAGAAGTGCGAAACCTGACGGCCCGAGCTTTCCGGAGCTTGGCTTACCCCTACTTTGACACGCTGAACTTAAGCTCCAGGGAGTCCTCCGCGTCCCTTTCGGACCAGGCGCTCGGGATCAACCGATGGTCCACTTATTTAGACCTGAAGTGCGGCAATCTCGGGCAGAAAGCGGAGCAGAACCTGTTCAAGAGCAGCGCCGAACCCACCGGCTGGCACAGAAGCGCTGGGGCGAAGACATGCCGTGACCAGTTCTACATTCGCTCCAATAAATCGCAGACGAAAGCCCTAGAGTTCGTGGTCAGCAAGCTCGATGGGGAAATAACCCACGTGGAAACGCCAGCGTGCTTCGAGAAGCGGATCCAGTCGGGCTCCAGGGTTGTAACTTTGTTGGAGACGCTGAATTTTAGCAGCAATATCAATGCTGGTGTCCCCAGAGCTGCGAAACGTCCTGACCATGCTGCCGCTGCGGCAGGTTGCGCAGATGAGCTTCCAGAAGCGCTGCCCAGGGAGCCGGGCCAGGAGGCTAGCAAACAAACCGGGCTGGCCGCGGCAGAAGTCCCGGAGGGCACCCCGAATAAATCGAAATTCGCCTCCAGCCTCCTCAAGAATGTCATCTCGAAGAAAATGCAGCGGGAGCACGAGTTCAAAATGGAGAGGGGGGAGATCACAGACACTTCGTACACCAGGCTGGCCGCGTCCTTGTCCGGCAAGGAGCAGGAGGGCTCGGCCAGGGAGAAGCTGAAAGCCGGGGGCATGCAGAGGCAGAACTCCAGGTATTCCGAGGGCAGCTCTGACTACACCATTGTGACAGCAGAGGACCCGGGGGAGTTTTCTGACAGCAAGTCGCCGACCTCCAAGGCGTCTACCCCTCGCCTAGACCGACCCCTTTCGGAAACGCGATTGGAGGACGTGTGTGAAATTAAGAAGAGCGCCTCGGAAGCCATCAAGGCGACCTTCCTCCGCAGCCAGAACAGCGCGTTCAGATCCTGGAAagagaaagaggcagagaagaagaaagaagagcgGGCTCCCATCGGGAAGCTTCAGTTCTCCTCCGCCAAATACGACTGGCGGGCCGATCTGGGTGAAATCTCAGCCGGCAAGTCCACTAAAATGTCGCGTCTCTTCGTCCCAAACATTCAGCGCACCCCCAAGGACAAACAGCCTGGCACACAGGTGACACAGCCCTCCGCAGCCATCTACGCGGCTCGGGCGGGCACCCCCGTCAAGCCCAGAGCCCCCGAGATCAAGATCAGCCTGGGCAGCGTGCAGCCAAGCAAGGATCACCCCTTTGACCTCGCCAAGCTGCTCACCCCCAAACTAGCCGCTACCGCACCCACCCTTTTCAAGGCAGCGGAGGAGCCCCGAGGCCAGCCGCAGAAGGCATTCAAAGCGGACGGCCTGGACAAGGTGCCGCAATTCTTGGTGCGCGATATCAGAGACAACAAGCCGAAAGTCCCCGGCCCCATTCACCAGGTGAGGGACGTCAGGAAACTGATCAAGAGCGCCTACGGCCACGACTCGGGCGATACCAGCAGCGACCGGAGCAGCGCGCTCTCCGATCAGGGCAGCGCGGAGCAGAAACCGAGGCAGCTGGCCATAGCGGGGATCCCCAGGGCTCTGTCTCCCATGGTGATCACCTGCCAGGCGGTCAGTAACAGCAGGGAGGACAAGAGGCCGGGCGAGACGGGGGCCAGAGCCCCAGCAGGGGGCAAGGTGCTGCCTGCCACGCCGGAGGGGACAATCCTGGTGCACAGGACCTCGGGGAGGCTGCCCGTGGCCACCATCGCCCCCAACAAGAGCGACCCTCGCTTGCCCGCCGTGCTGAAGATCGTGTCCAAAGCCTCCGCCccctggaggcagcagcagccgccgccgcccccgccgccccccgcgCCCGCCCCGCCTGAGAGGGGCAAGGGAGCGGACGAGGAGCCGCGGGAGGAGGCCAAGGCGCCGCCCAGCCGCAACGCGCTGGAGAAGCTGACGGCGGCGGTGCGCAGCATGGAGGAGCTGTACAGCTTCAGCAAGCACGAGTGGAAGCGCAAGAGCGACCCGCGGCCCATCACCGACAGCCACGTGCTCTCCCTCATCGCCAGCGAGGAGCGGGGCGGCCGGGCGCCCGCCGAGGAGAGGAGCCCGGCCCCGGCCGCCCCCGAGCGCCAGCCCCTCCCGGGCTCCGGCCCCAAGCCCGACAAGGTCTCGGCCAGGGCGGCCGCCTTCGAGAGCCTGGCGCGGGaacggccccgccccctgcccgagCCCCGCGGGGAGGCGGCCGCGGCGGACAGAGCCCCGGGCCCGCAGCGGAGCAGCGTCTTCACCGTCAGCTCCGCGCAGAAGGCGGCGGCGGCCGCCCCGGCCAAGCTCCCCGCCGCGGCCTCGCCGCTCCGCAGCCTGAAGGGCCAGGCCGGGCCGGCGCCGCGCTCCCTCAAGCTCTCCCCGGCCCCCGCCGCCGCCGAAGGGAAGGGGCCCGGCGAGGCCGAGAAGGGCGCGGCCGGGCCCGACTGCGGGAACTACCTGGCCATGCCGCTCAAGGAGCCGCCGGCCGCGGGAGGGGGCGCCCACCCCCCGGGCCCGCTCTCGGCCTCGGCGGCCGCCGCCGCCCTGCAGCCCTTCAGCGCCGCCAAGAGCCGGGGCCGCCTCAGCCCCAAGCAGCAGCCCGGCCCCGCCGCCCCGCCTGCGGCCGCCCCGGAGCTGCCGCCCGCCGCCATCTACCACCCGCCGCTGCCCTTGGCCGCCCTGCACGGGGCGCAGCCCCCGCCGCTGCTCTGCTTCTCGCCGCCCTCGGCCGCCGAGCCCTTCCCGCAGACGCAGCGCAAGGTGCTGCTGGACCTGAGCACCGGGCAGTACTACCTGGTGGACACGCCCGTGCAGCCGCCCCTCAAGAAGAGGCTCTTTGACCCCGAGACCGGGCAGTACGTGGAGGTGCCCGTGCCCATGCCCCCGCAGCCGGCCGTGGCCCCGATGCCGCTCCCCATCTCCCCGCTAGCGCTCAACCCGGGGGCCTATGGGGCCACCTACATGATCTACCCTGGCTTCCTGCCCACCACCATGCTGCCAGCGAATGCCCTGCAGACCCAGCTCTCCCTCCCGGGCGGCGACGTCAGCGCCCCCGTCGAGACCAGCAGCccaggggcagcgctggggggaggaggagaggccaCTTTCGTGGAAAGTCCTTATTATATCGCCACGGGTAAATCCCAGCCGTCAGCCGCCCCTGCCCAGctcaggggggcagaggggaagccgGTCATCAGCATCACATCCCAGCAAATGGGGCCAAGGATAATTGCCCCGCCCTCCTTTGATGGTACCACCATGAGGTTCGTGGTGGAGCACAGATGA